One stretch of Rathayibacter festucae DSM 15932 DNA includes these proteins:
- a CDS encoding helix-turn-helix transcriptional regulator: MNRTDRLYGLVEELRAVSPRPRSARRLAERFEVSVRTIERDPSALQQSGLPIWAEPGRTGGYVIDASATLGPAGFTFRRGASAKRIGPRVVLSGTPPRPTRSPASASSARTSSARNHLETAPRLPCG, encoded by the coding sequence GTGAACCGCACCGATCGTCTCTACGGGCTCGTCGAGGAGCTGCGAGCGGTCTCGCCCCGGCCGCGGAGCGCACGTCGCCTCGCCGAGCGGTTCGAGGTGTCCGTGCGGACCATCGAGCGGGACCCGTCCGCACTGCAGCAGTCCGGACTGCCGATCTGGGCGGAGCCGGGCCGGACGGGCGGCTACGTCATCGACGCGTCCGCGACCCTCGGCCCCGCGGGATTCACATTCCGGCGCGGGGCCTCCGCGAAGAGGATCGGCCCACGAGTCGTCTTGAGTGGAACGCCGCCGAGGCCGACTCGATCCCCGGCCTCGGCGTCCTCCGCGAGAACGTCATCCGCCCGAAACCACCTGGAAACAGCTCCGCGGCTACCGTGCGGATGA
- a CDS encoding phytoene desaturase family protein gives MSRIVVVGGGIGGLTAAALLAHAGHRVTLLEASAELGGKSRRLQLGEDRIDTGPSLVTFPAVWDELLRRLGDGERALERVRDAGRLDLVRMPEVGRYYYDGEETSLPVAPDHPWYPAWRRFSELHAPLADDVTELLLADPLDRAALPALRRLLAVYGSRLTTRAYLDGLPWLPEGLREIIAIHTLNAGVSPARTPALYASMPAIMAETGAWVPRGGVYEIVLALGRLAEAAGVEVRTGEAVVRIERGSVTTDAGHYPADLVVSALDADRLEALTGPSRLPALPRLRPRTLSCSAIALYGVLREELPASIATHSVVLPTRPAALHRSLEAGDEPADTMVFVNQYRAGEVYPNPHSTLGVLLTAPADGGRYTAEHPFVRREVERVSRAMGLDGLLTDLLDEQTVLDPQYYGEGGEPHGALYGAARPSWQSGPFHRPAYHDRLRPWLWRVGASVHPGGGIPAVVGGAMIAVTRLLKSNPA, from the coding sequence ATGAGCCGCATCGTCGTCGTCGGCGGCGGGATCGGCGGGCTCACCGCGGCCGCGCTGCTCGCACACGCCGGCCACCGGGTCACCCTCCTCGAGGCCTCCGCCGAGCTCGGCGGCAAGAGCCGCCGCCTCCAGCTGGGCGAGGACCGCATCGACACCGGGCCGTCCCTGGTGACGTTCCCGGCGGTGTGGGACGAGCTGCTGCGGCGCCTCGGCGACGGCGAGCGCGCCCTCGAGCGCGTCCGGGACGCCGGTCGGCTCGACCTGGTGCGGATGCCCGAGGTGGGCCGCTACTACTACGACGGCGAGGAGACCTCGCTGCCGGTCGCGCCGGACCACCCCTGGTACCCGGCCTGGCGGCGCTTCTCCGAGCTGCACGCGCCCCTCGCCGACGACGTGACCGAGCTGCTGCTCGCCGATCCGCTCGACCGGGCCGCCCTCCCGGCGCTGCGCCGGCTGCTGGCCGTCTACGGCTCGCGCCTCACCACGCGCGCCTACCTCGACGGCCTGCCCTGGCTGCCGGAGGGGCTGCGCGAGATCATCGCGATCCACACCCTCAACGCAGGCGTCTCGCCCGCGCGCACCCCCGCCCTCTACGCGAGCATGCCGGCGATCATGGCCGAGACCGGGGCCTGGGTGCCCCGCGGCGGCGTGTACGAGATCGTGCTGGCGCTGGGCCGGCTGGCCGAGGCGGCCGGCGTCGAGGTGCGCACCGGCGAGGCGGTCGTCCGCATCGAGCGCGGGTCGGTCACCACGGACGCCGGGCACTACCCCGCCGACCTCGTCGTCAGCGCCCTGGACGCCGACCGGCTCGAGGCGCTGACGGGTCCGTCGCGGCTGCCGGCGCTGCCCCGCCTGCGCCCCCGCACCCTCTCCTGCTCGGCGATCGCGCTCTACGGCGTGCTGCGGGAGGAGCTGCCGGCGAGCATCGCGACGCACAGCGTGGTGCTGCCGACCCGGCCCGCCGCGCTGCACCGCAGCCTCGAGGCGGGCGACGAGCCGGCGGACACCATGGTGTTCGTCAACCAGTACCGCGCGGGCGAGGTGTACCCGAATCCGCACAGCACGCTCGGCGTGCTGCTCACCGCGCCCGCCGACGGCGGCCGGTACACCGCCGAGCACCCGTTCGTGCGGCGCGAGGTCGAGCGCGTCTCGCGGGCGATGGGGCTCGACGGGCTCCTCACCGACCTCCTCGACGAGCAGACGGTGCTCGATCCGCAGTACTACGGCGAGGGCGGCGAACCGCACGGCGCGCTCTACGGTGCGGCGCGGCCCTCCTGGCAGAGCGGGCCCTTCCACCGGCCCGCGTACCACGACCGCCTGCGGCCCTGGCTGTGGCGGGTCGGAGCGTCGGTGCACCCCGGCGGCGGAATCCCCGCGGTGGTGGGCGGCGCGATGATCGCGGTGACCCGGCTGCTGAAGTCGAACCCGGCCTAG
- a CDS encoding cupin domain-containing protein codes for MDQDSVSISSELAQVSSHWTPRVVGRVNDQYVKVARLLGELVWHSHDEEDEMFLVVSGRLRIRLEDRPDVHLAPGEFFVVPRGVRHNPVAEEEVEIVLIETVTTAHTGDVVVAGTVPIAAQLNRSSEPGA; via the coding sequence GTGGATCAGGACAGCGTCAGCATCTCCTCCGAGCTCGCCCAGGTGTCGTCGCACTGGACGCCCCGGGTCGTCGGGCGGGTGAACGACCAGTACGTGAAGGTGGCGAGGCTCCTCGGCGAGCTCGTCTGGCACTCGCACGACGAGGAGGACGAGATGTTCCTGGTCGTCTCGGGCCGGCTCCGCATCCGACTCGAGGACCGCCCCGACGTGCATCTCGCTCCCGGGGAGTTCTTCGTCGTCCCGCGGGGCGTGCGGCACAATCCCGTGGCCGAGGAGGAGGTCGAGATCGTGCTGATCGAGACCGTCACCACCGCACACACCGGCGACGTCGTCGTCGCCGGCACCGTGCCGATCGCCGCGCAGCTGAACCGCTCCTCCGAGCCCGGGGCCTGA
- a CDS encoding UbiA family prenyltransferase has translation MTDGSERTASTAPLAIGAVVRRLVHISRPVLWINTIGSGLVAVWLTGALFDLRALPIILWLTLPFNLLIYGVNDVYDQDTDASNPRKGSIEGARIRQSEVRLIAWAVAATNVPFLVYFLLALPPLANAAILLYAGVFVFYSAPPLRFKARPFLDSLSNAAYALPLVIVPAAFEVSPVWPAALGLMAWSVAKHAFDAVQDIVEDRDAGITTTAVRLGARGTALWSGAWWIVSTVLFALVSLPVAAVNLLIAGVLVVRLLRDPTPETGHRLYRLSVAFPYIAGSFTGVLLLVSIVLGGSA, from the coding sequence GTGACTGATGGCAGTGAGCGGACGGCGAGCACCGCACCGCTCGCGATCGGCGCGGTCGTGCGCCGCCTCGTGCACATCTCGCGCCCGGTGCTCTGGATCAACACCATCGGCTCCGGACTCGTCGCCGTGTGGCTCACCGGCGCGCTGTTCGACCTGCGGGCGCTGCCGATCATCCTGTGGCTCACCCTGCCGTTCAATCTGCTGATCTACGGCGTCAACGACGTCTACGACCAGGACACGGACGCGTCCAATCCCCGCAAGGGCTCGATCGAGGGCGCCAGGATCCGGCAGTCCGAGGTGCGGCTGATCGCCTGGGCCGTAGCGGCGACCAACGTCCCGTTCCTGGTCTACTTCCTCCTCGCGCTGCCGCCGCTCGCGAACGCCGCGATCCTGCTCTACGCGGGCGTCTTCGTCTTCTACTCCGCGCCGCCGCTGCGCTTCAAGGCTCGGCCCTTCCTCGACTCGCTGAGCAACGCGGCCTACGCGCTGCCGCTGGTCATCGTGCCCGCCGCCTTCGAGGTGTCGCCGGTCTGGCCGGCCGCTCTCGGGCTGATGGCCTGGAGCGTGGCCAAGCACGCCTTCGACGCGGTGCAGGACATCGTGGAGGACCGCGACGCGGGCATCACCACCACCGCGGTGCGGCTGGGTGCGCGCGGGACGGCCCTGTGGAGCGGGGCCTGGTGGATCGTCTCCACGGTGCTGTTCGCCCTGGTGAGCCTGCCGGTCGCCGCGGTCAACCTCCTGATCGCCGGCGTCCTCGTCGTGCGCCTGCTGCGCGACCCGACGCCGGAGACCGGTCACCGGCTCTACCGCCTGTCGGTCGCCTTCCCGTACATCGCGGGCTCCTTCACCGGCGTCCTGCTGCTGGTCTCGATCGTGCTGGGAGGCTCCGCATGA
- a CDS encoding cupin domain-containing protein, with protein MTERPAGLSNIVDVLAIDASTLPWQELHVEQIDARLPVKPLLSDPDTGMTVQLIRYPAGFTNRWHTHSAAHGMYVLDGVLRTHQGDFGPGSWVWFPEGGWMEHGAAESDTTFLFITNKAFDIHYTEQESAPYPQS; from the coding sequence ATGACCGAGCGCCCCGCAGGCCTGAGCAACATCGTCGACGTCCTCGCCATCGATGCGAGCACCCTGCCCTGGCAGGAGCTGCACGTCGAGCAGATCGACGCCCGGCTCCCCGTGAAGCCCCTGCTCTCCGACCCCGACACCGGCATGACCGTGCAGCTCATCCGCTACCCGGCGGGCTTCACGAACCGCTGGCACACCCACTCCGCGGCGCACGGGATGTACGTCCTCGACGGCGTGCTGCGGACCCACCAGGGCGACTTCGGCCCGGGCAGCTGGGTCTGGTTCCCCGAGGGCGGCTGGATGGAGCACGGCGCAGCGGAGTCCGACACCACCTTCCTCTTCATCACCAACAAGGCCTTCGACATCCACTACACGGAGCAGGAGTCCGCGCCCTACCCGCAGTCCTGA
- a CDS encoding putative Ig domain-containing protein: MALIAALGLLIGTAAPLLGAVSPAAAAPPTAGVQVWGGDTGGQSAVPADAGDIVAVDAGDRQTLGLRRDGTVVAWGADDGSGAASVPKGLSGVVAVAAGTGHSLALKRDGTVVAWGSPGYQATTVPQGLSDVTAIAAGSSFSLALRGDGTVVAWGANTFGESTVPQGLSGVTAIATGLVHSLAVKSDGTVVGWGDDSRGQSTPPAGLTGVVAVSAGYLHSMALKSDGTVVTWGNEPDHAVPAGLKDVVAISAGWYHDVALKRDGSVVNWGQGFWGQLAVPSDLTGVTAVATGSEHTVTVRALPAFLADAPPSSALIGAPFSYTFATSGYATFTVTSGALPGGLSLTPAGVLAGTPTTAGRSTFTVTARNAFGATEGTAHSIVVQGASAATVSGDAPDGTVGVAYSAAYTVAGTPAPTVTAQAGTLPPGLALDASGRLSGTPTSAGTYPFTVRVSNASGEAAVADTVVIDPEPAAPSISGDAPGGKVDVAYDFRYTVAGTPTPAVSLDSGALPPGLTLDGTGLLSGTPTSAGTSSFVVLASSSGGSAKVASTVTVVPGTSAAGITGDVPAGVVGSAYDFTYSVSGSPAPTVTLAAGALPPGLRLDGATGRLSGTPTTAGTYSFSVQATNSDGWQLLSSTLVVSAATAAPGLSGQVRAGTVGAAYDFAYTVTGSPAPTVTLQSGALPPGLALDPAGRLTGTPTTAGSFPFTAAATSSAGSATVSSVLVVAPAAVAPAVSGGVAAGIVGSAYDFTYTVTGTPAPTVSLKSGALPPGLALAPSGRLSGTPTTAGTFTFEVVATSSAGSATASSTLTVSPQRVTSKADLRVDLSAPSSAVKGRTFALTVVATNAGPAASSSVFIKVILPPNVQFVSATGTYTRVGNLVIFSRSSLANGRSATEKITVRATTAGRGTALASTFSLRTPDPSVRSNTDTAATTVR; this comes from the coding sequence GTGGCACTGATCGCAGCGCTCGGTCTGCTGATCGGCACCGCGGCACCGCTCCTCGGTGCGGTCTCACCGGCGGCCGCCGCTCCCCCGACCGCGGGCGTGCAGGTCTGGGGCGGCGACACCGGCGGGCAGAGCGCCGTCCCCGCCGATGCCGGGGACATCGTGGCCGTCGACGCCGGCGACAGGCAGACCCTCGGCCTGCGCCGCGACGGCACCGTCGTCGCCTGGGGCGCCGACGACGGTTCCGGTGCGGCCTCGGTGCCGAAGGGGCTCTCCGGTGTCGTCGCAGTCGCGGCCGGCACCGGCCACAGTCTCGCCCTGAAGCGCGACGGCACGGTGGTCGCCTGGGGCTCGCCCGGCTACCAGGCGACCACGGTGCCGCAGGGGCTCTCGGACGTCACCGCCATCGCGGCGGGCAGCTCCTTCAGCCTCGCCCTCAGGGGCGACGGCACCGTGGTCGCCTGGGGTGCGAACACCTTCGGCGAGTCCACCGTGCCGCAGGGACTCTCCGGCGTCACCGCCATCGCCACCGGCCTGGTGCACAGCCTCGCCGTGAAGAGCGACGGCACGGTCGTCGGCTGGGGCGACGACTCCCGAGGGCAGAGCACGCCGCCGGCGGGCCTCACCGGAGTGGTCGCCGTCTCCGCGGGCTACCTGCACAGCATGGCGCTGAAGAGCGACGGAACCGTCGTCACGTGGGGGAACGAGCCCGACCACGCCGTGCCCGCGGGCCTGAAGGACGTCGTCGCGATCTCCGCCGGCTGGTACCACGACGTCGCGCTGAAGAGGGACGGCTCGGTCGTGAACTGGGGCCAGGGCTTCTGGGGGCAGCTGGCCGTCCCGAGCGATCTCACGGGGGTCACCGCCGTCGCCACCGGCTCGGAGCACACCGTCACGGTCCGCGCTCTGCCGGCGTTCCTCGCCGATGCGCCGCCGTCGAGCGCTCTGATCGGCGCCCCCTTCTCCTACACCTTCGCCACGAGCGGCTACGCGACGTTCACCGTGACGTCCGGCGCTCTTCCCGGCGGGCTCTCCCTCACCCCGGCCGGTGTCCTCGCCGGCACCCCCACGACCGCTGGACGCTCGACCTTCACCGTGACCGCCCGGAACGCCTTCGGTGCGACCGAGGGCACCGCGCACAGCATCGTCGTCCAAGGCGCGTCCGCCGCGACCGTGTCGGGAGACGCTCCCGACGGGACCGTCGGAGTCGCCTACTCCGCCGCCTACACCGTCGCCGGGACGCCCGCGCCGACCGTGACCGCGCAGGCCGGCACCCTTCCTCCCGGCCTCGCGCTCGACGCATCGGGACGCCTCTCCGGCACGCCGACCAGCGCGGGCACCTACCCCTTCACCGTGCGGGTGTCGAACGCGAGCGGAGAGGCCGCGGTCGCGGACACCGTCGTCATCGATCCGGAGCCCGCGGCGCCGAGCATCTCCGGCGACGCCCCGGGCGGCAAGGTCGATGTCGCCTACGACTTCCGCTACACCGTCGCCGGCACTCCGACGCCCGCCGTGTCGCTCGACTCGGGCGCACTCCCTCCCGGGTTGACCCTCGACGGCACCGGGCTCCTCTCGGGCACGCCGACGAGCGCGGGCACCTCCTCCTTCGTCGTGCTCGCGTCGAGCAGCGGCGGTTCGGCGAAGGTCGCCAGCACGGTCACCGTCGTCCCGGGGACCTCGGCGGCGGGCATCACCGGCGACGTCCCCGCGGGCGTCGTCGGATCCGCCTACGACTTCACCTACTCCGTCTCCGGCAGCCCGGCACCCACCGTGACGCTCGCGGCGGGCGCCCTGCCTCCGGGTCTGCGCCTCGACGGCGCCACGGGCCGCCTCTCCGGCACGCCGACGACCGCGGGCACGTACTCGTTCTCCGTGCAGGCGACGAACAGCGACGGCTGGCAGCTGCTGAGCAGCACCCTCGTCGTCTCGGCCGCGACGGCCGCGCCCGGCCTCTCCGGGCAGGTCCGCGCGGGCACGGTCGGAGCGGCCTACGACTTCGCCTACACCGTCACCGGATCCCCTGCGCCGACGGTCACGCTGCAGTCCGGGGCACTGCCGCCGGGCCTCGCCCTCGACCCTGCGGGGCGTCTCACCGGGACTCCGACGACCGCCGGCTCGTTCCCGTTCACGGCGGCGGCGACGAGCAGTGCCGGCTCGGCGACCGTGAGCAGCGTTCTCGTCGTGGCTCCGGCGGCGGTCGCCCCGGCCGTCTCCGGCGGTGTCGCCGCCGGGATCGTCGGGTCGGCCTACGACTTCACCTACACCGTCACGGGCACTCCCGCCCCGACCGTGTCGCTGAAGTCGGGCGCACTGCCCCCGGGTCTCGCTCTCGCTCCCTCGGGCCGCCTCTCCGGCACGCCGACGACCGCCGGCACCTTCACCTTCGAGGTGGTGGCGACGAGCAGTGCGGGGTCGGCGACGGCGAGCAGCACCCTGACCGTCTCGCCCCAGCGGGTGACCAGCAAGGCCGACCTGCGCGTGGACCTCTCCGCGCCGAGCTCCGCAGTGAAGGGGAGGACGTTCGCCCTCACCGTCGTCGCGACGAACGCGGGACCGGCCGCGTCCTCGTCGGTCTTCATCAAGGTGATCCTGCCGCCGAACGTGCAGTTCGTCTCCGCGACGGGCACGTACACCCGGGTCGGCAACCTCGTGATCTTCTCCCGCTCGAGCCTCGCGAACGGTCGATCCGCCACCGAGAAGATCACCGTCAGGGCTACCACCGCGGGCAGGGGCACGGCGCTGGCGTCGACGTTCTCGCTGCGGACCCCCGACCCGTCCGTCCGCAGCAACACCGACACCGCGGCGACGACCGTGCGCTGA
- a CDS encoding alpha/beta hydrolase produces MSDTLTPPPFDPELATFLDRLQERGPFTLTTAMLPRMRELETTEHELDDALRARGLERRTVTVPGHDGDPIDLGILQRAGRSGTAPCFFTIHGGGMMFGHYLGNLDSYDDWLLTHDVVLVTVDYRLAPEHPDPYPVEDCYAGLVWTAEHADALGVDPDRIVLVGQSAGGGLAAGTALLARDRRGPSILAQILISPMLDDSDSTVSTRQIDGIGVADRAMTRFGWDAYLGARRGGEDVSVYAAPARAGDLSVLPQAYLDCGSAEVFRDETVAYASRLWEAGVQAELHVWPGAFHGFTSMMRGAELSRAAVTALARWTTRLLEGRP; encoded by the coding sequence ATGTCCGACACCCTCACGCCGCCGCCCTTCGACCCCGAGCTCGCGACCTTCCTCGACCGGCTGCAGGAGCGCGGACCCTTCACCCTGACCACGGCGATGCTCCCGCGCATGCGCGAGCTGGAGACGACGGAGCACGAGCTCGACGACGCACTGCGCGCCCGCGGCCTCGAACGGCGCACTGTCACCGTCCCCGGGCACGACGGTGATCCGATCGACCTCGGCATCCTCCAGCGCGCCGGTCGCTCCGGCACCGCCCCCTGCTTCTTCACCATTCACGGCGGCGGCATGATGTTCGGCCACTACCTCGGGAACCTCGACTCCTACGACGACTGGCTGCTCACCCACGACGTCGTCCTCGTCACCGTCGACTACCGCCTCGCCCCCGAGCACCCCGATCCCTACCCCGTGGAGGACTGCTACGCCGGTCTCGTCTGGACCGCCGAGCACGCCGACGCACTGGGCGTCGACCCCGACCGCATCGTCCTGGTCGGCCAGAGCGCCGGTGGCGGACTCGCCGCGGGCACCGCCCTGCTCGCGCGCGACCGCCGGGGACCGTCGATCCTGGCCCAGATCCTGATCTCCCCGATGCTCGACGACAGCGATTCGACCGTCTCGACGAGGCAGATCGACGGGATCGGCGTCGCCGACCGAGCCATGACCCGGTTCGGCTGGGACGCCTACCTCGGCGCCCGGCGCGGCGGCGAGGACGTCTCCGTCTACGCCGCGCCTGCACGAGCCGGCGATCTGTCCGTACTCCCCCAGGCCTACCTCGACTGCGGCAGCGCCGAGGTTTTCCGGGACGAGACGGTCGCCTACGCGAGCCGCCTCTGGGAAGCCGGAGTCCAGGCGGAGCTCCACGTCTGGCCCGGAGCGTTCCACGGCTTCACCAGCATGATGCGCGGCGCCGAGCTGTCCCGCGCCGCCGTCACCGCGCTGGCCCGGTGGACGACCCGCCTCCTGGAGGGACGACCGTGA
- a CDS encoding glycosyltransferase, whose product MRMMLATAGTRGDVEPFAALARHAVARGHEVLLALPDDADAPEGVDTVALGLDARRVLSPAGRTPWALANHLRREVRPAMRRMLATAVRETLAFEPDVVVHHPLILSAPMAADALGVPRVLVEFAPVATPSERFPAAGGPTATRDLGACNRHTYAVPRSAARLFEADVARAASELPGGRRPDRRSPSRATLMAVSPALLPRPDDWPERVHQTGAWFGESAASPDAAVAEFLAGGPFLVASFGSMATGDASLRGDAIVTAARAHGLRVLLVTGWGGLTLPEECRGPDVLAVRSAPFDAVLPGAALAVHHGGAGTSHAVARAGVPAVVVPVTADQPFWAAQLHRQGLAAAPVPLRRLSAATLVPAMSDALSRRERAAEVGRLLRTEHGVQRAVEVLEAL is encoded by the coding sequence ATGCGTATGATGCTCGCCACCGCCGGCACCCGGGGCGATGTGGAGCCCTTCGCGGCCCTCGCCCGGCACGCCGTCGCCCGCGGTCACGAGGTCCTGCTGGCCCTGCCCGACGACGCCGACGCCCCCGAGGGCGTGGACACCGTGGCCCTCGGGCTGGACGCTCGGCGGGTGCTCTCCCCCGCCGGCCGCACCCCGTGGGCGCTCGCGAACCATCTGCGCCGGGAGGTGCGGCCCGCGATGCGGCGGATGCTCGCCACCGCGGTGCGGGAGACCCTCGCCTTCGAGCCCGATGTGGTGGTCCACCACCCGCTGATCCTCAGCGCGCCGATGGCGGCGGACGCGCTCGGCGTGCCCCGGGTGCTGGTGGAGTTCGCGCCGGTGGCCACGCCGAGCGAGCGGTTCCCCGCCGCCGGAGGGCCCACCGCCACCCGCGACCTCGGCGCCTGCAACCGGCACACCTACGCCGTGCCGCGCAGCGCCGCCCGGCTCTTCGAGGCCGACGTCGCCCGTGCCGCCAGCGAGCTGCCGGGCGGGCGACGTCCGGACCGGCGGTCGCCGTCGCGCGCGACGCTCATGGCGGTGAGCCCCGCGCTGCTGCCGCGTCCCGACGACTGGCCGGAGCGGGTGCACCAGACGGGGGCGTGGTTCGGGGAGTCGGCCGCGTCCCCCGACGCCGCGGTCGCCGAGTTCCTGGCCGGCGGACCCTTCCTCGTTGCGTCGTTCGGCTCGATGGCGACCGGAGACGCCTCGCTTCGCGGCGACGCGATCGTCACCGCCGCCCGCGCCCACGGCCTGCGGGTGCTGCTCGTCACCGGGTGGGGCGGACTCACGCTGCCTGAGGAGTGCCGCGGTCCCGACGTGCTTGCGGTGCGGTCGGCGCCGTTCGACGCGGTCCTGCCGGGCGCCGCGCTCGCCGTGCACCACGGCGGGGCCGGCACCTCGCACGCCGTCGCCCGGGCCGGCGTGCCCGCCGTCGTCGTGCCCGTCACCGCCGACCAGCCGTTCTGGGCCGCCCAGCTGCACCGGCAGGGCCTCGCCGCCGCCCCGGTCCCGCTGCGCCGCCTCTCGGCCGCCACCCTCGTGCCCGCGATGAGCGACGCCCTGTCGCGGCGGGAGCGGGCGGCCGAGGTGGGCCGTCTCCTGCGGACCGAGCACGGGGTCCAGCGGGCGGTCGAGGTGCTCGAGGCGCTCTGA
- a CDS encoding DNA-binding protein has product MEPRPLPAIGAPATRALRAAGVHDVDDLRRVGLDHLATLHGVGPGALRLLQQTLDAADDDVR; this is encoded by the coding sequence ATGGAACCGCGACCGCTTCCCGCCATCGGCGCCCCGGCCACCCGCGCCCTCCGAGCAGCAGGCGTGCACGACGTGGACGACCTGCGGCGGGTGGGCCTCGACCACCTCGCGACCCTCCACGGAGTGGGACCCGGAGCGCTTCGACTCCTCCAGCAGACCCTCGACGCGGCCGACGACGACGTCCGCTGA